TTTAAGCTTGTCTCCGATGTTCACGTTCCATACCTTCACATCGTCGATCCCCACGGAATGTCCGGAAACGGTGAGGGCGCCGTTTTTCATCTCGATAAGCTCCGCGGGAAACGTGAAGAGGCGTTCCTGGCGCTCGATGGGGTTGACTATCGCATCAAAATCGGCTACGCGGATATTTTCGAAATAGATGCCTTTGGCCACATTGATGACAAGATCGCACCGCTTCACCACACCCGTGACGTCGCCATCCAGACGGATTTCGCCCATTCGGATATCGAGACTTGTGCCCTCGCGCACGAGTTCGACCCGAGCTACCGTCGCCCTGGTGTTTGTCGCCCTGCTAATCACATAGGAGAAGAAGCGGGGAAGGTTCATGAAGGCGGCAAGGCCGATGAGGCCGATGGCGGAAAGAAGGATAGCGGAAAAAAGTAGTCTTCTTCTTTTCATGAAGGCGTCCGGGCGAGCGCAAACAATATTACTTCGCCGGCAGAGCGCGCAATGAGACAGCGGGACGCCTCCCGGGCGGTATATCCTGGGGTGAAAAGATCGTCTACGAGGAGCACCTTTTTGCCCTCGATGCTACTCTCGTTTCTCACGCTGAAAATGCCTTTTACATTCTTTCTTCTCTCTTCTCTGGATAAGAGATACTGGTCCCTGGTTTTCTTTGTTTTCACGAGAACCGACGGGTATATGCTTTTGCCCGTAATTTTGGCGATCTCTTCTCCGATGATAAAAGACTGATTAAATCCCCTTTCCATGAGCCTTCTCCACGTGACAGGAATGGGAACGATTACATCGAAGCTGTGAGCGATTCCGCGAATCTTGGCCTCGATCAGGCGCACGAGCAATCGACCCACGTCCCTTCTGCCTCGAAACTTGAAAGCGTGGATTGTATCCCGGAGTTTGTCTTCGAAATAGAACCCGAAGTAGCCGTGGCTATATGTCCTCTTTTGTTCCATGCAGGCACCGCAGAGAATGGTCTTGCCGATCGGCCTGCCGCAGATCGGACAGGCCTCCTTTTGATCGACAATCCGGAATGAATCTATGCAGGTTTCGCAGAGCGCGCTTCCCGGCGTATTGCATGCTCCGCAATACAGGGGATAAAAGATGTCCAGGACTGATCTAAGGAGGTTATGCACCGTACTTGTCGAGCTTCATTCCATGCGCCAGTGCGAGGGCCATCAATTGTTTACTGTAGATAGTGCCCACACTGCCCATAAGGCAGTTCTTTTCATGAAATGCGAGGGAGTCTCTTTCGCCCGTTTTTGTTGCGATCATGAGAGGCACCGGATGCCAGCTGTGTCCTTTTAGCGGGCAGGGCGTGGAGTGGTCACCGGTGATGACGAGGACCTGCGGATTGAGCCTCATGATTTCAGGCACGATCTTATCGGTGCTCTCAATTGCCTTCACCTTCTCGGGGAAATTTCCATCCTCTCCGGCAAGGTCAGTCTCTTTTATATGGATGAAGAAGAACTCGTAATCATGGTAATTCTCTTTGAGGATCTTTATGGACTCGCCATAGTCTCTGGGCTCATGTTTCACGTCCATGCCGAGGACCTTGGCGATACCCCGATACATGGGGTATGTCGCGATGGCAAGCGCCCTCAACCGATACTTCTCAGGAAAAAGAGGTATGTTGGGTTTCTCGGAAAAACCGCGTAGCAACACACCATTTGCCGCTTTTTCATTTTTCAAAAGATCGAGAATCTTGCGGATAAAGGTATTTATCACCTGCACGGTAAAGTCGGCCTTCTTCTCCTTTGCGGTGGCGTACGCATATGGTCTATTA
The window above is part of the Syntrophorhabdaceae bacterium genome. Proteins encoded here:
- a CDS encoding ComF family protein, which gives rise to MHNLLRSVLDIFYPLYCGACNTPGSALCETCIDSFRIVDQKEACPICGRPIGKTILCGACMEQKRTYSHGYFGFYFEDKLRDTIHAFKFRGRRDVGRLLVRLIEAKIRGIAHSFDVIVPIPVTWRRLMERGFNQSFIIGEEIAKITGKSIYPSVLVKTKKTRDQYLLSREERRKNVKGIFSVRNESSIEGKKVLLVDDLFTPGYTAREASRCLIARSAGEVILFALARTPS
- a CDS encoding 2,3-bisphosphoglycerate-independent phosphoglycerate mutase → MIEDIALANDNKIVFLVLDGLGDIPNPSFGYQTPLEAAEKPNIDALALESGVLGRLLPVGMGVTPGSGPGHLSLFGYDPVTQEIGRGVLEALGLNMDLKDGDIAARANFCTVKDGIVTDRRAGRIPTEETERLCALISSSTPEIEGVKIIIKPGKSHRFAMVLRGRGLSDKLTDADPHKDNRPYAYATAKEKKADFTVQVINTFIRKILDLLKNEKAANGVLLRGFSEKPNIPLFPEKYRLRALAIATYPMYRGIAKVLGMDVKHEPRDYGESIKILKENYHDYEFFFIHIKETDLAGEDGNFPEKVKAIESTDKIVPEIMRLNPQVLVITGDHSTPCPLKGHSWHPVPLMIATKTGERDSLAFHEKNCLMGSVGTIYSKQLMALALAHGMKLDKYGA